CAAGCATAGAACTCATTCCATTTCTCCTTCCTTGTCCCCTTTAAATATCTTGTTCAAAAAGAAATTCTTACTAAGAGCTGTAATGTTTCATAGCGAATATAGATGGGTACATAAAGCTCCAGTACAGTTATGTTATTTATCTTTCTCCTACTTTTTGAACACCTTCTTTATAATCATATGATGCTTATCCAAAAAAATATTTATATTCTATTTTTTTATTTACTGAATATGCTCGTACTATAAGAAAAGCGGAGACGCCTTGGACTATCCCCGACAAACACTGGAAGAATTTTTTTTGAAGGCATTTCTCGCCTTGGAATCAAATAGTGAAGTGAGCTCGAGGAGATAGGCGTTGGAGCTGGACATTAAGAAAAGCGTAGTCGAATGTTCAATATATACGGAAGGGGAATGGTGAAAATGGAAACAAAAAAAATGAGTGGAGCAGTACTCTATGGAGTATTAACAATTTTAATTATTGTCTTGGGAATGAGCATGTTATTTTCCTTACTTCTTAGGTTTACTAACTTAAATGAATTGTCTCTTTCTTGGGTTATTACAATCGTTGGGTTCATCGCTGTCTTTATTGGAGGATTTGTTTCAGGAGGTAAAGGAAAAGAAAAAGGATGGCTAGTCGGTGCCATGACTAGTATTGTGTATACTTTCATTGTTTTCCTCGTACAATATTTAGGATACGATTCTCCCTTTACATTACAGCAGTTGTTGTTCCACACTGGCTTTTTAGTTACTTCTATTTTTGGAGGGATCATAGGAGTGAATATTTCCTCCTCACCAACAAGAGAAACTTAAATGTGTAAAAGAAGATCATTACTCGGTTATTACATGAGGTAAAAAAAGAAGGTTGGAGTCATATTAATTTTTCAAACTATGAAAAGAACATTGATACCGGCATTTTTTCTTTCTAGAACGATGGAATTTAAATCG
This sequence is a window from Bacillus sp. SM2101. Protein-coding genes within it:
- a CDS encoding TIGR04086 family membrane protein — translated: METKKMSGAVLYGVLTILIIVLGMSMLFSLLLRFTNLNELSLSWVITIVGFIAVFIGGFVSGGKGKEKGWLVGAMTSIVYTFIVFLVQYLGYDSPFTLQQLLFHTGFLVTSIFGGIIGVNISSSPTRET